The following coding sequences lie in one Actinomycetota bacterium genomic window:
- the pseB gene encoding UDP-N-acetylglucosamine 4,6-dehydratase (inverting): MSRSLENASILVTGGTGSFGRAFLDTVLTEHSPRRVVIFSRDELKQYEMRQIWGDDPRVRFFIGDIRDLDRLTLALRGVDIVIHAAALKQVDTAEYNPMEYVKTNILGSENVIQAAMAAGVKKVVALSTDKASSPVNLYGATKLTADKLFISSNHYAAAWGTVCSVVRYGNVMGSRGSVIPLFRRLAAAGMPLPVTDTRMTRFWITLPQAVQFVLDCLDDMQGGELYVPRIPSMHVVDLAEAIAPGTDLVEVGIRPGEKLHEEMISTEDSRRTLLQDGRYVVLPTLAGWGFTPPAGEPVADGFSYTSESNDLWLSAEQLRKLIGQLHD; this comes from the coding sequence ATGTCCAGAAGTCTCGAGAATGCCTCGATCCTCGTCACTGGGGGAACCGGCTCCTTCGGGCGTGCCTTCTTGGACACCGTGCTCACTGAACACTCACCGCGCAGAGTGGTGATCTTCTCCCGTGACGAGTTGAAGCAATACGAGATGCGCCAGATCTGGGGAGATGACCCTCGGGTTCGATTCTTCATCGGCGACATTCGCGATCTGGATCGACTCACGCTGGCCCTGCGCGGGGTGGACATCGTCATCCATGCGGCTGCGCTCAAGCAGGTCGACACGGCCGAGTACAACCCGATGGAGTACGTCAAGACCAACATCCTTGGTTCAGAGAACGTGATCCAGGCAGCCATGGCAGCCGGCGTGAAGAAGGTGGTGGCCCTATCGACTGACAAGGCCTCCTCCCCGGTGAATCTCTACGGAGCCACCAAGCTCACCGCCGACAAGCTCTTCATCTCCAGCAACCACTACGCCGCCGCGTGGGGGACGGTCTGCTCGGTAGTCCGGTACGGCAATGTCATGGGCAGCCGCGGTTCAGTGATCCCGCTGTTTCGCAGACTGGCCGCCGCTGGAATGCCCCTGCCGGTGACCGACACGCGCATGACTCGCTTCTGGATCACTCTTCCCCAAGCCGTGCAGTTCGTGCTTGATTGCCTCGACGACATGCAGGGCGGCGAACTCTACGTACCGCGAATCCCGAGCATGCATGTCGTTGATCTCGCAGAAGCCATCGCGCCGGGCACTGACCTTGTCGAGGTCGGCATCCGACCAGGCGAAAAGCTGCACGAGGAGATGATCTCCACCGAGGATTCAAGGCGCACTCTGCTGCAAGATGGCCGATACGTCGTACTGCCGACTCTGGCTGGCTGGGGCTTCACTCCTCCGGCAGGAGAGCCCGTTGCCGATGGATTCAGCTACACCTCTGAGTCCAATGATCTGTGGCTGAGCGCCGAACAATTGCGCAAGCTCATCGGACAACTCCACGACTGA
- a CDS encoding class I SAM-dependent methyltransferase, giving the protein MGILDHPLTRGIDIDDPRNTLLRRDIIRDKRFLRQLYVEWYELICSRIPATSKSLLEIGSGAGFLREFLPQLITSEVFPLQGIDRVVDATSLEFDDDSLDAILMTNVMHHIPDLDAFFSEAERTLRNDGRLVFIEPWRTRWSDFIYRHLHHEPFEPNAIEWRLPPGGPLSSANDALPWIVFERDRVRFERSHPDLQVVSIEPLMPLSYLASGGISMRALMPGKTYRTFRTLERRVLRERGAMFALIEVHRRPR; this is encoded by the coding sequence ATGGGGATCCTAGATCATCCGCTTACGCGCGGAATCGACATCGACGATCCCCGCAACACCCTGCTGCGCCGCGACATCATCCGCGACAAGCGCTTCCTGCGTCAGTTGTATGTCGAGTGGTACGAACTCATCTGCTCACGCATTCCCGCGACCTCGAAGTCACTGCTGGAGATCGGTTCTGGAGCCGGCTTCCTGCGCGAGTTCCTACCGCAGCTCATCACGAGTGAAGTCTTCCCACTCCAAGGAATAGACCGAGTAGTCGATGCCACCTCCCTCGAATTCGACGACGATTCTCTAGACGCGATCCTGATGACCAACGTCATGCATCACATACCTGATCTCGATGCATTTTTCAGCGAGGCCGAGCGGACCCTGCGCAACGACGGTCGCCTGGTCTTCATCGAACCTTGGCGTACCCGTTGGTCTGACTTCATTTACCGCCATCTGCACCACGAGCCCTTCGAACCGAATGCAATCGAATGGCGCTTGCCGCCGGGTGGGCCGCTCAGTTCCGCGAATGACGCGCTGCCATGGATCGTGTTTGAGCGCGACCGCGTCCGCTTCGAGCGGAGCCACCCTGATCTGCAAGTCGTGTCGATCGAGCCACTGATGCCTTTGTCTTACCTGGCATCCGGCGGTATCTCAATGAGAGCACTCATGCCCGGCAAGACCTACCGCACCTTCCGCACCTTAGAGCGCCGAGTGCTGCGCGAGCGAGGAGCAATGTTCGCGCTCATCGAAGTCCATCGCCGCCCGCGCTGA
- a CDS encoding aldo/keto reductase: MGLSLGTAQWGADYGLTNSVGFLDDEVIAAIVEEARALGIASVDTHRTSNPAQGYGAAQSRLRPWAQELAVTTKVIAGQSADLPIREQLEASLLELGLNSVGTVLVHDWASLDEVQSEVAARELAELKATGLTSRIGISAYDSEDLVRSQQHFAVLDVVQVPMSVLDQRLLRLELMTQLHSGGTRVQLRSVFLQGLLLAPDHESALARHPDVLRFHHWCASAGLSPLEACLAFVHQIPWADEVVVGVTSATELAEIGRAWHEASTLRQWEELATDDTDLIDPRRWNR; this comes from the coding sequence ATGGGGCTCTCGCTGGGGACTGCGCAATGGGGTGCGGACTATGGACTGACGAACAGCGTTGGCTTCCTTGATGATGAGGTGATCGCAGCCATCGTTGAAGAGGCGCGAGCCCTGGGCATCGCGTCGGTTGATACCCACCGAACGAGCAATCCCGCGCAGGGATATGGCGCAGCGCAAAGTCGCTTGAGGCCGTGGGCGCAGGAACTTGCCGTGACGACCAAGGTGATTGCCGGACAGAGCGCTGACTTGCCGATCCGCGAACAGCTTGAGGCTTCACTGCTTGAGTTGGGGCTGAATTCGGTGGGGACAGTACTCGTTCATGACTGGGCGAGTCTGGACGAAGTTCAGTCGGAAGTGGCTGCTCGCGAGTTGGCTGAGCTCAAGGCAACGGGTCTGACCTCGCGCATCGGCATCTCGGCCTATGACTCAGAAGACCTTGTTCGTTCGCAACAGCATTTCGCCGTCCTCGACGTCGTGCAGGTGCCAATGAGTGTGCTGGATCAACGCTTGCTGCGCCTTGAGTTGATGACGCAGTTGCACTCTGGTGGCACGCGAGTGCAATTGCGAAGTGTGTTCCTCCAGGGCCTGCTGCTGGCTCCTGATCACGAGTCAGCACTTGCCCGACACCCAGATGTACTGCGCTTTCACCATTGGTGTGCGAGTGCGGGTCTTTCGCCACTTGAGGCCTGCCTGGCCTTCGTCCATCAGATTCCATGGGCAGATGAAGTCGTTGTCGGTGTCACCAGTGCGACAGAACTCGCCGAAATCGGGCGCGCCTGGCATGAGGCCTCAACTCTTCGTCAATGGGAGGAATTGGCCACCGACGACACGGATCTCATTGACCCACGTCGCTGGAATCGGTGA
- a CDS encoding aminotransferase class III-fold pyridoxal phosphate-dependent enzyme, with translation MRELVQRYAGSIEQLMRAERVIPLGAQTFSKSRTQYPAGAAPLFAVRSHGCHTWDIDGHEYVDLVSSLGAVVLGYGDQEIADAVIRQLADGVTLSLSHPLEEQVATQLVDLIPCAEMVRFAKNGTDATSAAIRLARAATGRDHVIVCGYHGWQDWYIGSTSRSLGVPAATQALTHAVPYNDLAAIEELIAQLPEGIAALIMEPMTSTFPDAGYLEGVRELTRRHGIVLVFDEMLTGFRFAPGGAQEYFGVTPDLAAFGKGLANGFPLSAVMGRHDLMMLMEDIFFSGTYGGETLSLAAASIVLTRMATGEPTKMMADIGERLVLAIDEARSPESREVLEFTGHPAWAFLKWKIENPDTLNEVKTLFLQETLRRGVLVLGTHDVTTAFTDEDIAHVAKVYAQTLEIITTALDDGDVAARLECDTLVPLFTLRS, from the coding sequence ATGCGTGAACTCGTGCAGCGATACGCAGGATCGATCGAGCAGTTGATGCGCGCCGAACGGGTGATTCCCTTGGGTGCCCAGACCTTCAGCAAATCGCGTACGCAATATCCAGCAGGCGCAGCTCCCCTGTTCGCAGTGCGATCCCATGGCTGCCATACCTGGGACATCGACGGACATGAGTACGTCGATCTCGTCAGCTCGCTGGGCGCCGTTGTGCTCGGCTATGGCGATCAGGAGATTGCTGACGCCGTGATCCGACAGTTGGCCGATGGCGTCACCTTGTCGCTGTCGCATCCGCTTGAAGAGCAGGTTGCAACACAGCTGGTCGATCTCATCCCGTGCGCTGAGATGGTGCGCTTCGCCAAGAACGGCACCGACGCGACCTCGGCCGCCATTCGATTGGCTCGTGCTGCCACTGGTCGCGACCATGTGATCGTCTGCGGCTATCACGGTTGGCAGGACTGGTATATCGGCAGCACTTCGCGCAGTCTTGGCGTGCCGGCTGCCACTCAAGCTTTGACTCATGCTGTTCCGTACAACGATCTGGCAGCGATCGAAGAGCTCATCGCGCAGCTGCCAGAAGGCATCGCGGCGCTCATCATGGAGCCGATGACTTCGACTTTCCCCGACGCCGGATACCTCGAGGGCGTGCGTGAACTTACGCGACGCCACGGCATCGTGCTGGTTTTCGACGAGATGCTCACCGGCTTCCGTTTCGCCCCGGGCGGAGCGCAGGAGTACTTCGGCGTGACTCCAGATCTTGCAGCCTTCGGCAAGGGTCTGGCCAACGGCTTCCCACTGTCAGCGGTGATGGGCCGCCACGATCTGATGATGCTGATGGAGGACATCTTCTTCTCAGGCACCTACGGCGGCGAGACCCTCTCGCTTGCCGCGGCAAGCATCGTGCTCACGCGCATGGCCACCGGTGAACCGACCAAGATGATGGCGGACATCGGCGAACGACTTGTGCTGGCCATTGATGAAGCGCGCTCGCCTGAGTCGCGCGAAGTCCTTGAATTCACTGGCCATCCGGCTTGGGCCTTCTTGAAGTGGAAGATCGAGAACCCCGACACCCTCAATGAGGTTAAAACCTTGTTCCTTCAGGAGACCCTGCGCCGAGGCGTCCTCGTGCTCGGGACGCATGATGTGACCACTGCGTTCACCGATGAGGACATTGCGCATGTCGCAAAGGTCTACGCCCAGACTCTGGAGATCATCACGACCGCACTTGATGACGGCGATGTTGCTGCGCGACTCGAGTGCGACACTCTTGTACCGCTGTTCACTCTGCGGAGCTGA
- a CDS encoding methyltransferase domain-containing protein, translating into MTTVAVENEAQAVLHQALECLIKGSPNPITGPRTASWSERSVEVPWVAGHLTDAERLLDVGYAMAPPEWMGVLLATQDRGTALTGIDIVDPQRVRTRYPAEMVEKVLATTVRVESILDAQPSDGTFDTITCVSTLEHIGFDIATPPETTDTAYVRAARAEDALATRDPQTDRNFLDAVARLLAPGGSLLLSVPAGRGGAILHQDSLGLFTYQFEYGPADWQAVTSDSRFELALEAFFRHDEAAGWEEVGSFDQLTGQSSAMRPFATACAMARMTLR; encoded by the coding sequence ATGACAACTGTGGCCGTGGAAAATGAAGCGCAGGCGGTGCTGCATCAAGCACTCGAATGCCTGATCAAGGGCTCACCCAACCCGATCACCGGACCTCGCACCGCCAGTTGGTCTGAGCGCAGCGTCGAGGTGCCGTGGGTTGCCGGCCACCTCACCGATGCCGAGCGGCTGCTGGACGTGGGCTACGCGATGGCCCCGCCAGAGTGGATGGGTGTGCTCCTGGCCACCCAGGACCGCGGCACGGCGCTGACCGGCATCGACATTGTCGATCCTCAGCGAGTACGCACACGCTATCCAGCAGAGATGGTCGAGAAAGTGCTGGCAACGACTGTGCGAGTCGAGAGCATTCTGGACGCGCAGCCGAGCGACGGGACCTTCGACACCATTACCTGCGTCTCGACCTTGGAGCACATTGGCTTTGACATTGCCACGCCTCCGGAGACGACTGACACTGCCTACGTGCGAGCTGCACGCGCCGAGGACGCACTGGCCACCCGCGATCCGCAAACGGATCGCAACTTTCTCGACGCAGTGGCTCGCTTGCTGGCTCCCGGCGGATCACTGCTGCTCTCAGTCCCCGCAGGTCGAGGTGGGGCGATCTTGCATCAGGATTCGTTGGGACTGTTCACGTATCAATTCGAGTACGGCCCGGCAGACTGGCAAGCCGTGACCTCGGACTCTCGCTTCGAATTGGCACTTGAGGCCTTCTTCCGCCATGACGAAGCAGCAGGCTGGGAGGAAGTCGGCTCCTTCGATCAGCTGACGGGCCAATCCAGCGCCATGAGACCCTTTGCCACGGCCTGCGCCATGGCGCGCATGACCCTCCGCTAG
- a CDS encoding glycosyltransferase — MESRRGSAQSHGSEAAHRRSRSRFFHSLVDKLVASQVVAGSKVIDIGCADGSTLRACHPGVGVGIDLDPISIAAARKASPELDFREIPIEEVCEPPIPDPDYVLMSMLFDEVYDIQPILSSVNDWCGRRSRVVIVSYNRLWRPIIKLAELLHLKTRAEGENYVPWVEVENMLALEGFEVIKRLDGVLLPLRIPLIATVFNRWLAPLPILRWFSLIRVTVARPIQEQLEELSSVSVIVAARNESGHIRELIDRVPIMADRQELIFVEGNSTDDTWDVIQQAVAEYSGDPRMTLKALQQTGKGKGDAVRVGFDAATGHILMILDADISVPPEELPRFVDALRDDSCEFANGSRLVYPMDAKAMRFLNLLGNKFFGYLFSFLLSQPVRDTLCGTKVLRREDYERIAANREVFGDFDPFGDFDLLFGASYLGLRIRDVPVHYKERRYGETNISRFSHGAVLLRMAAFAGAKLKFVG, encoded by the coding sequence GTGGAGAGCCGGCGGGGCTCAGCCCAGTCGCATGGTTCTGAGGCGGCTCATCGGCGCAGCCGGAGTCGCTTTTTTCACAGCCTCGTCGACAAACTCGTCGCCTCCCAAGTAGTTGCAGGTTCCAAGGTCATCGACATCGGATGCGCTGATGGCTCAACTCTTCGAGCTTGCCACCCCGGAGTTGGCGTCGGCATTGATCTTGACCCGATCTCTATTGCGGCAGCCCGCAAGGCCAGCCCGGAGCTGGACTTCCGGGAGATCCCCATCGAGGAGGTTTGCGAACCGCCAATTCCGGATCCTGACTATGTCTTGATGAGCATGCTGTTCGACGAGGTCTACGACATCCAGCCGATCCTGTCCTCCGTGAATGACTGGTGCGGGCGACGTTCGCGAGTCGTGATCGTTTCCTATAACCGGCTATGGCGACCGATCATCAAACTTGCCGAACTGCTTCACCTCAAGACTCGAGCAGAGGGCGAGAACTACGTCCCTTGGGTCGAAGTCGAAAACATGCTGGCCCTTGAAGGCTTTGAAGTCATCAAACGTCTCGACGGAGTTCTGCTGCCATTGCGGATCCCACTCATTGCCACCGTGTTCAACCGTTGGCTCGCCCCCCTGCCCATTCTTCGGTGGTTTTCACTGATTCGCGTGACAGTGGCTAGGCCAATCCAGGAGCAACTCGAGGAACTCAGCTCGGTGAGTGTGATCGTGGCCGCTCGCAATGAGTCCGGACACATCCGAGAGCTCATCGATCGCGTCCCGATAATGGCCGATCGCCAAGAGTTGATTTTTGTCGAGGGCAACTCGACCGATGACACCTGGGATGTCATTCAGCAGGCAGTCGCTGAGTACTCAGGCGATCCACGGATGACTCTCAAGGCCTTGCAGCAGACCGGCAAGGGCAAGGGAGACGCCGTGCGTGTCGGCTTTGATGCGGCAACCGGCCACATTCTGATGATTCTGGACGCCGACATTTCAGTACCGCCAGAAGAGCTGCCGCGCTTCGTCGACGCACTACGCGACGACAGTTGCGAGTTCGCGAACGGCTCTCGACTGGTGTACCCCATGGACGCCAAAGCCATGCGCTTTCTCAATCTGCTTGGCAACAAGTTCTTCGGCTACTTGTTCAGCTTCCTGCTAAGCCAACCGGTGCGCGACACCCTGTGTGGAACCAAGGTGCTGCGCCGCGAGGACTACGAGCGCATCGCTGCCAACCGGGAAGTATTTGGTGACTTCGATCCCTTCGGTGACTTCGATTTGCTATTCGGAGCTTCCTATCTTGGTCTGCGCATTCGCGACGTGCCGGTGCACTACAAGGAGCGCCGCTACGGCGAGACCAACATCTCCCGCTTCAGTCACGGAGCAGTGCTGCTTCGCATGGCAGCATTCGCCGGGGCCAAGCTGAAGTTCGTCGGATAG
- a CDS encoding glycosyltransferase family protein has product MSTLAVLQARMSSTRFPGKVMRPLLGEPMIGRQIERIRRAQFIDELVIATSTDPADDVLVEYAATLGVPVVRGSLEDVLARFAAVIEQFQPDTVVRLTADCPLTSPVVIDRVIEDFLSSGVDYCSNTLQATYPDGLDVEVVRPSALLAVASHSDDAAEHEHVTLGVYRRADQFTLSNVRYEQDLSHLRWTVDTPEDFAFVEAVYAALYPANPNFDLNEILQLLEERPALVRTSADEVRNAALIGLDTGAMHA; this is encoded by the coding sequence GTGTCAACCCTCGCAGTGCTCCAGGCGCGGATGTCCTCTACCCGCTTTCCTGGAAAGGTAATGCGACCGTTGCTTGGCGAGCCGATGATCGGCCGCCAGATCGAGCGCATTCGCCGAGCACAGTTCATCGACGAGCTCGTGATCGCCACATCCACTGATCCGGCCGACGATGTACTGGTCGAATACGCGGCGACCTTGGGAGTGCCGGTTGTTCGCGGATCTCTTGAAGATGTTCTTGCACGTTTCGCCGCGGTGATCGAGCAATTTCAACCTGACACTGTTGTGCGGCTGACTGCTGACTGCCCGTTGACTTCTCCAGTGGTGATTGATCGGGTGATCGAAGATTTCCTGTCGTCGGGGGTTGACTACTGCTCGAATACCTTGCAGGCCACATATCCCGATGGTCTCGATGTTGAAGTAGTGCGCCCCTCAGCCCTGCTTGCTGTGGCTTCGCACAGCGACGATGCAGCCGAGCACGAGCATGTGACCCTGGGTGTGTATCGGCGAGCCGATCAGTTCACGCTTAGCAATGTGCGGTACGAGCAGGATCTGTCGCATCTGCGTTGGACTGTTGATACGCCTGAAGACTTTGCATTTGTAGAAGCGGTGTACGCCGCTCTTTACCCCGCAAATCCGAACTTTGACCTGAATGAGATTCTGCAACTGCTCGAGGAGCGTCCCGCCCTCGTGCGCACAAGCGCCGACGAAGTCCGCAATGCGGCACTCATCGGCTTGGACACCGGAGCCATGCATGCGTGA
- a CDS encoding O-antigen ligase family protein: MPRILSLLRDRAAYAWLAFVIPAIAIFGHALAPGTAVFKAQDLGVVLAIILSAVAVGAWLPYRAQARSPRLVAITIALILVAWLVQVLRIQLDGALFNVTTFCLPLLLLLLALKPPSASDMRLAGLFLFYAVAIIALVSLPLEFLGLMPSGFEGADNGVCRLSVFCDLLNNLNRWAGPFGSVNYAGPMGALLIVYGAAQRRTHAWILVSTGVLVMLLSQGRTAIFAAVAGLAIIILWGSRVSRSPNRRNIRALTLSGLVAVGVLYIVAIDPTLNGRVAIWGDLLGLWRNKPWTGLGTSGIVENVEQSNGVGMALHAHSVVLDQLVRWGPAQALLTVVILVLIVIAAARALPLAGPGPLAVSIAVIVAGLVETMHDWTYWSIIVAMLVWTLVSWVHDQSDPRIGVSSAE; encoded by the coding sequence GTGCCGCGCATCCTGAGCTTGCTGCGAGACCGAGCTGCGTATGCATGGTTGGCCTTCGTCATCCCCGCCATTGCCATCTTCGGTCATGCGCTTGCTCCCGGAACTGCGGTGTTCAAGGCGCAGGATCTTGGAGTCGTACTCGCGATCATCCTCAGCGCGGTCGCCGTGGGTGCCTGGCTGCCCTATCGAGCTCAAGCTCGTTCTCCCCGTTTGGTTGCCATCACAATCGCGCTCATTCTGGTGGCGTGGCTGGTACAGGTTCTTCGCATTCAGCTCGATGGCGCCCTCTTCAACGTCACCACCTTCTGCCTGCCGCTGCTCCTGCTTCTCCTCGCGCTCAAACCCCCGTCCGCCAGCGATATGCGCCTCGCGGGGCTCTTCCTCTTCTACGCCGTTGCGATCATCGCCTTGGTGAGCCTCCCGCTGGAATTCCTTGGACTCATGCCGAGCGGTTTCGAGGGAGCAGACAATGGCGTCTGTCGCCTGTCGGTGTTCTGCGATCTTCTGAACAATCTGAACCGCTGGGCTGGCCCATTCGGCAGCGTCAATTACGCCGGTCCTATGGGTGCGCTCCTCATCGTCTACGGAGCCGCCCAGCGACGGACGCATGCGTGGATCCTGGTGAGCACTGGGGTGCTCGTGATGTTGCTGAGCCAAGGACGCACCGCAATCTTCGCCGCAGTGGCGGGCCTTGCGATCATCATCCTGTGGGGATCGCGGGTTTCACGTTCACCGAACCGCCGAAACATTCGGGCGCTCACGCTGTCCGGCCTAGTGGCTGTGGGCGTGCTCTACATCGTTGCCATCGATCCGACTCTCAACGGCCGAGTTGCAATCTGGGGCGATCTGCTCGGGCTTTGGCGGAACAAACCGTGGACCGGCCTGGGCACCTCAGGCATTGTCGAGAATGTGGAGCAGAGCAACGGCGTCGGCATGGCTCTGCACGCACACAGTGTTGTGCTGGATCAACTCGTCCGGTGGGGTCCCGCGCAAGCACTGCTCACCGTGGTCATCCTTGTGCTGATCGTGATTGCGGCCGCACGCGCACTCCCTTTAGCCGGACCCGGTCCGCTCGCAGTCAGCATTGCGGTCATCGTTGCCGGCCTCGTGGAGACCATGCATGACTGGACCTACTGGTCCATCATCGTCGCGATGCTGGTCTGGACGCTGGTCTCATGGGTGCACGACCAATCAGATCCTCGGATCGGCGTCAGCTCCGCAGAGTGA
- a CDS encoding ATP-grasp domain-containing protein, whose translation MTPTRRVVVLGGAEGQLACIAACRRIGADVVLVDPRADVPGIPLADMWIALDVMQTDDIARAVASMNINAVLSDQSDYAARAAAALAVALGLAGQNPAVVEACTNKLVMRQLLADAAPDLVPWFRHETDADLAYAFIGEQSGPVVVKPLQSQGSRGVSFINSAADLPLLAEAFEESSGSGVLIEQAVSGTEYSVDGFVQSGVLMPLAISAKTHYLLNPCLDERCDFLPSTFANVEQELLGAMLRVVAALGIDTGIVHAELIAGESGVTLVEIALRGGGGGISGIIVPFLTGFEPAEALLRHWLGMPALAAPRDFHDRCASLRFLPFTPPSAITQVAPEVEGWLSLTRAEHITKPGAVPRSSADRAGAIIVVGATEQATRLAEAEAMRCLGYPEGT comes from the coding sequence ATGACGCCAACCAGGCGAGTGGTCGTGCTCGGTGGCGCCGAGGGCCAACTGGCGTGTATCGCTGCATGTCGACGCATTGGTGCAGATGTCGTGCTCGTGGATCCCCGAGCAGATGTGCCTGGCATTCCACTTGCCGATATGTGGATCGCCCTCGACGTAATGCAGACCGATGACATCGCACGGGCAGTCGCATCAATGAATATCAACGCAGTGCTCTCCGATCAATCCGACTACGCAGCGCGAGCTGCAGCTGCGCTTGCCGTGGCGCTTGGTCTGGCAGGTCAGAACCCTGCGGTTGTTGAAGCCTGCACCAACAAATTGGTGATGCGCCAGCTCTTGGCAGATGCCGCGCCTGACCTCGTCCCTTGGTTCCGCCACGAGACCGATGCCGATCTGGCGTACGCATTCATCGGTGAGCAAAGCGGTCCAGTGGTTGTAAAACCCTTGCAATCCCAGGGAAGTCGGGGGGTGAGCTTCATCAACTCTGCTGCCGATCTTCCACTTCTCGCTGAGGCCTTCGAGGAGTCGTCAGGCAGTGGCGTCCTGATAGAGCAAGCCGTGAGCGGCACTGAATACTCAGTCGACGGATTCGTGCAAAGCGGGGTGCTGATGCCCTTGGCCATCTCAGCCAAGACGCACTATCTGCTGAACCCCTGCCTTGACGAGCGATGCGACTTCCTGCCTTCGACATTCGCCAATGTCGAGCAGGAGTTACTCGGTGCGATGCTTCGGGTCGTTGCCGCACTCGGCATCGACACCGGCATCGTGCACGCCGAACTCATTGCCGGAGAGAGCGGCGTCACTCTCGTCGAGATTGCATTGCGCGGAGGAGGTGGTGGCATCAGCGGGATCATCGTTCCGTTCCTCACCGGCTTCGAACCGGCAGAGGCGCTGTTGCGCCATTGGCTCGGAATGCCAGCACTCGCGGCCCCCAGGGATTTTCACGATCGATGTGCAAGCTTGCGGTTCCTGCCCTTCACTCCACCTTCTGCAATAACGCAAGTCGCCCCCGAGGTTGAAGGTTGGCTGTCACTGACGCGTGCCGAGCACATCACAAAGCCAGGTGCTGTTCCACGATCCAGTGCTGACCGTGCGGGAGCGATCATCGTCGTCGGCGCCACTGAGCAAGCGACCCGTTTGGCAGAAGCCGAAGCCATGCGCTGCCTCGGCTACCCCGAAGGCACGTGA
- a CDS encoding 4-hydroxy-2-oxovalerate aldolase, with protein sequence MTKATDQAPQIFECTLRDGSYAVDFAFTADFTAKVVGALAELGFPYIEVGHGVGIGAHTRGIEAAASDLEYARAAASQAGDQKWGMFAIPGMADVEEVEAVIAEGAAFMRVGMDPDRFNEGLRFIEKVRWGGTQVFVNFMKSHALSPDEMAARVRLLEAAGVDGAYLVDSSGGMLPSEIRDRANAMRSASDFLLGFHGHDNLGLATAHALSVADCGFDIIDATLQGLGRSAGNTSSERFIGLMTRLGWQHDYDLISVLKAGQELVRPKIPQAGYSGLDTLSGVYFFHTSFLPQLVEVGERFGVDPHLLMQGHYEMRQTTPDISLDQAAEALGGIARQIDGDPLSPERYFGVPETGSP encoded by the coding sequence ATGACAAAGGCCACCGATCAAGCCCCGCAAATCTTCGAATGCACGCTGCGCGATGGCTCATATGCCGTCGATTTCGCCTTCACTGCTGACTTCACAGCCAAGGTGGTCGGAGCACTCGCCGAACTCGGATTTCCGTACATCGAGGTCGGTCACGGTGTAGGTATTGGCGCCCACACGAGAGGCATTGAAGCCGCCGCGAGTGATCTTGAATACGCGCGTGCCGCCGCCTCACAGGCAGGCGATCAGAAGTGGGGAATGTTCGCGATTCCTGGCATGGCCGATGTGGAAGAAGTCGAGGCAGTGATTGCCGAAGGCGCTGCATTCATGCGCGTGGGCATGGATCCTGATCGATTCAATGAGGGCTTGCGTTTCATCGAGAAGGTTCGATGGGGCGGCACTCAGGTCTTCGTGAACTTCATGAAGTCGCATGCGCTGAGCCCCGATGAGATGGCCGCACGCGTGCGCTTGCTGGAAGCCGCGGGCGTTGACGGTGCCTACCTCGTTGACAGCAGTGGCGGCATGTTGCCAAGTGAGATTCGTGACCGGGCAAATGCGATGCGCTCGGCGTCAGACTTCCTGCTGGGCTTCCACGGTCACGACAATCTCGGGCTTGCCACCGCGCACGCATTGAGCGTTGCTGATTGTGGCTTCGACATCATCGATGCGACCTTGCAAGGCCTGGGACGCAGCGCTGGCAACACCAGCAGTGAGCGTTTCATTGGATTAATGACGCGTCTGGGCTGGCAGCATGACTACGACCTCATCTCGGTATTGAAGGCTGGCCAAGAACTTGTGCGCCCGAAAATTCCGCAAGCGGGCTACTCAGGCCTTGACACACTCTCCGGTGTCTACTTCTTCCACACCAGCTTCCTGCCGCAGCTCGTCGAGGTTGGTGAGCGCTTTGGCGTCGATCCTCATCTGCTGATGCAAGGGCATTACGAGATGCGCCAGACGACTCCCGACATCTCCCTTGACCAAGCAGCCGAGGCACTCGGCGGGATCGCGCGCCAGATCGACGGCGATCCACTCTCGCCTGAACGGTACTTCGGAGTTCCAGAGACCGGCAGTCCCTGA